One genomic window of Daphnia pulex isolate KAP4 chromosome 12, ASM2113471v1 includes the following:
- the LOC124209510 gene encoding putative uncharacterized protein DDB_G0291608 isoform X2: MVRKEEIVVWFSRQPSHQRLDVLCTLASICLPLELRFLNTCVDFLARNKTPSARDAEILAALEKNCLQLNEVDLHDEGSRRKLILALTLLHAGNRIVAHTIYRILCSTCSDLKMFGPDITFESSLELNLIFTMALHHPSFTFEEKVKLGDIYLCMQSRLPGLRPTSDSVSPVPTSTPSPQPQSSPPDISERSLNNGSNSSSSSSSSSHNSTNSNSRIKTGQNDRSTIRRNRNSPKSNGSANVDSVTTQLKEQLGKDRLPKHWRQFEHLNSTELINCSDQEFLSCGLSPNFISHLRKVLNQCHHKSNGGLAIPNEETKVVQQVNNSKSTASTAATRPSLVKTCMGPPNVQPAFNNSQRIATTPIENQPSQHQQHYQQQQQQQQHQHYQQQQHHHQQQQNHQQQLQQDSLTNRAGSSSSSGSSSLETCSPPSSPTDSSSTAPRDNHRKHYPVPQTVMVLNPGTRPQTRLPNSGTVANASLRGANNIGFPRPMGATNTNAGGPMRQQQQQQQQISTTASRGASQPREMSFPVSLSYAVQPAQQQQKQVVQPSSTQVQGTSFIVDSSTPPPHLEAQAAGVAQQQTQQPAQSPAPTLSVYSYQYLHLPNGDGTQPFPQHPFTFITSGPPPNSAGLPGNTRAPGPHDMIYSPQSYVGQIVAQPLGSHHGSSAANGRPSLMEIPYLPPLFMARSDQGGATDYSRPPPPGSQSSAGGPSPIPGNNSCFNCGASGHRGTQCQQITFDEIINPSPV, translated from the exons ATGGTGCGCAAGGAGGAGATAGTCGTTTGGTTCTCGCGTCAGCCCAGCCACCAACGGTTGGATGTCCTCTGCACTTTGGCCTCTATCTGTCTACCGCTCGAGCTACGGTTTCTCAACACATGCGTTGATTTCCTGGCCAGGAATAAAACACCATCAGCCAGAGATGCAGAAATCCTTGCAGCATTGGAAAAAAACTGCCTGCAGTTGAATGAAGTTGACTTGCATGATGAGGGATCCCGCAGGAAGCTCATCTTGGCTCTCACTCTGCTCCATGCTGGTAACAGGATTGTAGCCCACACCATTTACAGGATTCTGTGCAGCACCTGCTCTgacttgaaaatgtttggtcCAGACATCACCTTCGAGTCCAGTTTGGAGTTAAATCTGATTTTTACTATGGCACTACATCACCCTAGTTTCACTTTTGAAGAGAAGGTTAAACTGGGAGATATCTACCTATGCATGCAATCTCGCTTACCTGGGCTCAGGCCAACCTCTGACAGTGTCTCTCCTGTCCCTACATCAACTCCTAGCCCGCAGCCTCAAAGCAGCCCCCCAGATATCTCAGAACGATCTCTCAACAATGgatccaacagcagcagcagtagcagcagcagcagccacaacaGTACCAATAGCAATAGTAGAATCAAGACTGGTCAGAATGATCGGTCAACGATTCGTCGCAATCGAAACAGCCCCAAGTCAAACGGATCTGCCAATGTGGATTCTGTCACCACCCAGTTGAAGGAGCAATTGGGTAAAGACCGTCTGCCCAAACATTGGAGACAATTTGAGCACCTGAATTCTACCGAGCTTATAAACTGCAGCGACCAGGAATTTCTCAGTTGTGGACTTAGCCCGAATTTCATCAGTCACTTGCGTAAGGTGCTGAATCAGTGCCACCACAAGTCGAACGGCGGTCTAGCAATACCCAACGAAGAGACCAAAGTGGTTCAGCaagtcaacaacagcaaatctACAGCGTCGACAGCAGCAACGCGGCCGAGTTTGGTCAAAACCTGCATGGGCCCACCCAACGTCCAGCCAGCCTTCAACAACAGTCAGCGAATTGCGACAACACCGATCGAGAACCAACCATCACAACATCAGCAACattatcagcagcagcagcaacaacaacaacatcagcattatcaacagcagcaacatcatcaccaacaacaacagaatcaccaacagcagctgcagcaAGATTCATTAACTAATCGAGCAGGATCATCATCGAGCAGTGGTAGCAGTAGTTTGGAAACGTGCAGCCCTCCGAGCAGCCCGACAGATTCGAGTAGCACTGCCCCTAGAGATAATCATCGAAAACACTATCCAGTTCCCCAGACTGTGATGGTGCTCAATCCAG GAACCAGACCACAGACTCGTCTGCCCAATTCGGGGACGGTGGCCAATGCTTCGCTGCGCGGTGCCAATAACATTGGTTTCCCAAGACCGATGGGCGCGACCAACACTAATGCTGGTGGTCCGAtgcgacagcagcagcagcaacagcagcaaatcTCAACGACGGCTAGCAGAGGAGCTTCGCAGCCGAGAGAAATGTCTTTCCCCGTCAGTCTTTCTTATGCTGTGCAACCCGCTCAACAGCAACAGAAGCAGGTCGTCCAACCTTCTTCAACCCAAGTGCAGGGCACGTCTTTCATTGTCGATAGCAGCACGCCCCCGCCTCACTTGGAAGCCCAGGCAGCTGGGGTAgcccaacaacaaacacagCAGCCGGCACAGTCTCCTGCTCCAACTCTGTCAGTCTACTCGTACCAATATCTACATTTGCCTAATG GAGACGGAACTCAACCTTTTCCGCAGCATCCGTTCACTTTTATTACTTCGGGACCGCCGCCAAACTCTGCCGGACTTCCCGGCAATACGCGGGCACCAGGTCCACACGACATGATCTATTCGCCCCAATCCTATGTGGGTCAAATCGTCGCTCAACCTCTTGGTTCTCATCACG GATCGAGTGCTGCAAATGGTCGCCCGTCTCTGATGGAAATACCGTACTTACCACCGTTATTCATGGCTCGCTCTGACCAAGGTGGGGCCACGGATTATAGCCGACCACCACCCCCTGGTTCTCAATCCTCTGCTGGCGGTCCTAGCCCAATTCCGGGCAATAACTCTTGTTTTAACTGCGGTGCGTCTGGCCATCGTGGAACTCAGTGCCAACAAATTACTtttgatgaaataattaatCCCTCGCCCGTTTGA
- the LOC124209510 gene encoding ell-associated factor Eaf-like isoform X1 gives MVRKEEIVVWFSRQPSHQRLDVLCTLASICLPLELRFLNTCVDFLARNKTPSARDAEILAALEKNCLQLNEVDLHDEGSRRKLILALTLLHAGNRIVAHTIYRILCSTCSDLKMFGPDITFESSLELNLIFTMALHHPSFTFEEKVKLGDIYLCMQSRLPGLRPTSDSVSPVPTSTPSPQPQSSPPDISERSLNNGSNSSSSSSSSSHNSTNSNSRIKTGQNDRSTIRRNRNSPKSNGSANVDSVTTQLKEQLGKDRLPKHWRQFEHLNSTELINCSDQEFLSCGLSPNFISHLRKVLNQCHHKSNGGLAIPNEETKVVQQVNNSKSTASTAATRPSLVKTCMGPPNVQPAFNNSQRIATTPIENQPSQHQQHYQQQQQQQQHQHYQQQQHHHQQQQNHQQQLQQDSLTNRAGSSSSSGSSSLETCSPPSSPTDSSSTAPRDNHRKHYPVPQTVMVLNPVYCKTGTRPQTRLPNSGTVANASLRGANNIGFPRPMGATNTNAGGPMRQQQQQQQQISTTASRGASQPREMSFPVSLSYAVQPAQQQQKQVVQPSSTQVQGTSFIVDSSTPPPHLEAQAAGVAQQQTQQPAQSPAPTLSVYSYQYLHLPNGDGTQPFPQHPFTFITSGPPPNSAGLPGNTRAPGPHDMIYSPQSYVGQIVAQPLGSHHGSSAANGRPSLMEIPYLPPLFMARSDQGGATDYSRPPPPGSQSSAGGPSPIPGNNSCFNCGASGHRGTQCQQITFDEIINPSPV, from the exons ATGGTGCGCAAGGAGGAGATAGTCGTTTGGTTCTCGCGTCAGCCCAGCCACCAACGGTTGGATGTCCTCTGCACTTTGGCCTCTATCTGTCTACCGCTCGAGCTACGGTTTCTCAACACATGCGTTGATTTCCTGGCCAGGAATAAAACACCATCAGCCAGAGATGCAGAAATCCTTGCAGCATTGGAAAAAAACTGCCTGCAGTTGAATGAAGTTGACTTGCATGATGAGGGATCCCGCAGGAAGCTCATCTTGGCTCTCACTCTGCTCCATGCTGGTAACAGGATTGTAGCCCACACCATTTACAGGATTCTGTGCAGCACCTGCTCTgacttgaaaatgtttggtcCAGACATCACCTTCGAGTCCAGTTTGGAGTTAAATCTGATTTTTACTATGGCACTACATCACCCTAGTTTCACTTTTGAAGAGAAGGTTAAACTGGGAGATATCTACCTATGCATGCAATCTCGCTTACCTGGGCTCAGGCCAACCTCTGACAGTGTCTCTCCTGTCCCTACATCAACTCCTAGCCCGCAGCCTCAAAGCAGCCCCCCAGATATCTCAGAACGATCTCTCAACAATGgatccaacagcagcagcagtagcagcagcagcagccacaacaGTACCAATAGCAATAGTAGAATCAAGACTGGTCAGAATGATCGGTCAACGATTCGTCGCAATCGAAACAGCCCCAAGTCAAACGGATCTGCCAATGTGGATTCTGTCACCACCCAGTTGAAGGAGCAATTGGGTAAAGACCGTCTGCCCAAACATTGGAGACAATTTGAGCACCTGAATTCTACCGAGCTTATAAACTGCAGCGACCAGGAATTTCTCAGTTGTGGACTTAGCCCGAATTTCATCAGTCACTTGCGTAAGGTGCTGAATCAGTGCCACCACAAGTCGAACGGCGGTCTAGCAATACCCAACGAAGAGACCAAAGTGGTTCAGCaagtcaacaacagcaaatctACAGCGTCGACAGCAGCAACGCGGCCGAGTTTGGTCAAAACCTGCATGGGCCCACCCAACGTCCAGCCAGCCTTCAACAACAGTCAGCGAATTGCGACAACACCGATCGAGAACCAACCATCACAACATCAGCAACattatcagcagcagcagcaacaacaacaacatcagcattatcaacagcagcaacatcatcaccaacaacaacagaatcaccaacagcagctgcagcaAGATTCATTAACTAATCGAGCAGGATCATCATCGAGCAGTGGTAGCAGTAGTTTGGAAACGTGCAGCCCTCCGAGCAGCCCGACAGATTCGAGTAGCACTGCCCCTAGAGATAATCATCGAAAACACTATCCAGTTCCCCAGACTGTGATGGTGCTCAATCCAG TTTATTGTAAAACAGGAACCAGACCACAGACTCGTCTGCCCAATTCGGGGACGGTGGCCAATGCTTCGCTGCGCGGTGCCAATAACATTGGTTTCCCAAGACCGATGGGCGCGACCAACACTAATGCTGGTGGTCCGAtgcgacagcagcagcagcaacagcagcaaatcTCAACGACGGCTAGCAGAGGAGCTTCGCAGCCGAGAGAAATGTCTTTCCCCGTCAGTCTTTCTTATGCTGTGCAACCCGCTCAACAGCAACAGAAGCAGGTCGTCCAACCTTCTTCAACCCAAGTGCAGGGCACGTCTTTCATTGTCGATAGCAGCACGCCCCCGCCTCACTTGGAAGCCCAGGCAGCTGGGGTAgcccaacaacaaacacagCAGCCGGCACAGTCTCCTGCTCCAACTCTGTCAGTCTACTCGTACCAATATCTACATTTGCCTAATG GAGACGGAACTCAACCTTTTCCGCAGCATCCGTTCACTTTTATTACTTCGGGACCGCCGCCAAACTCTGCCGGACTTCCCGGCAATACGCGGGCACCAGGTCCACACGACATGATCTATTCGCCCCAATCCTATGTGGGTCAAATCGTCGCTCAACCTCTTGGTTCTCATCACG GATCGAGTGCTGCAAATGGTCGCCCGTCTCTGATGGAAATACCGTACTTACCACCGTTATTCATGGCTCGCTCTGACCAAGGTGGGGCCACGGATTATAGCCGACCACCACCCCCTGGTTCTCAATCCTCTGCTGGCGGTCCTAGCCCAATTCCGGGCAATAACTCTTGTTTTAACTGCGGTGCGTCTGGCCATCGTGGAACTCAGTGCCAACAAATTACTtttgatgaaataattaatCCCTCGCCCGTTTGA
- the LOC124209515 gene encoding tyrosine aminotransferase-like isoform X1, whose product MNGPMRAVSSRCFSFASVTMKSRRSWSVTASDLARNTFNPIRTVVESMKLTPNPEKPMIALSIGDPTIFGNLCPSEEIVEAVVESVRSMKYNGYAPSTGYEESRKVVASYVSVPGAAVEAKDIILCSGCSCALDLCISVLANPGQNILVPRPGFPLYRTLAEGLGIRTKFYDLKPENGWEVDLEQLEAQIDDQTAAIVLNNPSNPCGSVYSREHLSAILQIAARNFVPIIADEIYDYFVFPGHEFHPVASLTNEVPILTCGGLTKRYLIPGWRMGWIVVHDRNEALSQEVRKGLQSLSQRIIGSSTVLQGALSRILTQTPPEFFQSTIAQVYDNAQLAHQLLSGLPGMKPIMPSGAMYMMVGVDMTNFPEFENDLQFVERMVTEQSVFCLPGRCFDYPNYFRIVLTVPELQLREACHRIGQFCTSHFVAPINLGKEEAMSNNHIHHELHNGIVTIIEP is encoded by the exons ATGAATGGACCAATGAGAGCAG ttagCTCCAGGTGTTTTAGTTTTGCATCCGTCACCATGAAATCGCGACGAAGTTGGTCTGTGACAGCGTCTGACCTTGCCAGAAACACCTTCAACCCAATCCGGACTGTGGTGGAATCGATGAAATTGACGCCCAATCCCGAGAAACCTATGATTGCCTTGTCTATTG GTGATCCGACGATATTTGGAAATCTGTGCCCGTCGGAGGAAATTGTCGAGGCCGTCGTCGAGAGTGTTCGCTCCATGAAATACAACGGCTATGCTCCCAGCACTG GCTATGAAGAATCTCGCAAAGTTGTGGCGTCTTATGTCTCCGTACCTGGAGCCGCTGTTGAGGCTAag GACATAATTTTATGCTCTGGCTGCTCTTGTGCCCTTGATCTGTGCATTTCTGTATTGGCCAACCCGGGACAAAATATTCTTGTGCCTCGTCCCGGATTTCCACTGTATAGAACGTTGGCGGAAGGATTGGGCATCCGAACCAAATTTTACGATTTGAAG CCGGAAAATGGTTGGGAAGTCGACCTGGAGCAACTGGAAGCACAAATTGATGACCAAACGGCGGCTATCGTGCTCAACAATCCATCTAATCCATGCGGATCCGTGTACAGCCGTGAACATTTGAGTGCCATTCTTCAAATTGCAGCTCGCAATTTTGTTCCCATTATTGCAGATGAAATCTACGACTACTTT gtATTTCCGGGACACGAGTTTCATCCGGTTGCTTCGTTAACGAATGAAGTTCCCATTCTCACTTGCGGAGGATTGACTAAAAG GTATCTTATACCTGGCTGGAGAATGGGCTGGATTGTTGTGCACGACAGGAACGAAGCACTATCACAAGAG GTTAGGAAAGGGTTGCAGAGCCTTAGTCAGAGAATTATCGGCAGTAGCACCGTCCTGCAAGGTGCCCTTAGTCGAATTCTGACGCAAACACCACCCGAGTTTTTCCAGTCAACCATCGCACAAGTTTAC GATAACGCCCAACTGGCACATCAACTACTGTCTGGCTTGCCTGGAATGAAACCAATCATGCCTTCCGGGGCAATGTACATGATG gttGGTGTAGACATGACCAATTTCCCCGAGTTTGAAAACGACTTGCAATTCGTGGAACGGATGGTTACGGAACAATCTGTCTTCTGTCTTCCCGGACGA TGCTTCGATTACCCCAACTATTTCCGCATCGTCTTAACGGTACCCGAGCTACAACTGCGTGAAGCTTGCCACCGTATTGGCCAATTTTGCACGTCCCATTTTGTGGCGCCCATCAAcctgggaaaagaagaagcaatgTCCAACAACCACATTCACCACGAGCTGCACAATGGAATTGTCACAATCATAGAGCCTTGA
- the LOC124209515 gene encoding tyrosine aminotransferase-like isoform X2 encodes MKSRRSWSVTASDLARNTFNPIRTVVESMKLTPNPEKPMIALSIGDPTIFGNLCPSEEIVEAVVESVRSMKYNGYAPSTGYEESRKVVASYVSVPGAAVEAKDIILCSGCSCALDLCISVLANPGQNILVPRPGFPLYRTLAEGLGIRTKFYDLKPENGWEVDLEQLEAQIDDQTAAIVLNNPSNPCGSVYSREHLSAILQIAARNFVPIIADEIYDYFVFPGHEFHPVASLTNEVPILTCGGLTKRYLIPGWRMGWIVVHDRNEALSQEVRKGLQSLSQRIIGSSTVLQGALSRILTQTPPEFFQSTIAQVYDNAQLAHQLLSGLPGMKPIMPSGAMYMMVGVDMTNFPEFENDLQFVERMVTEQSVFCLPGRCFDYPNYFRIVLTVPELQLREACHRIGQFCTSHFVAPINLGKEEAMSNNHIHHELHNGIVTIIEP; translated from the exons ATGAAATCGCGACGAAGTTGGTCTGTGACAGCGTCTGACCTTGCCAGAAACACCTTCAACCCAATCCGGACTGTGGTGGAATCGATGAAATTGACGCCCAATCCCGAGAAACCTATGATTGCCTTGTCTATTG GTGATCCGACGATATTTGGAAATCTGTGCCCGTCGGAGGAAATTGTCGAGGCCGTCGTCGAGAGTGTTCGCTCCATGAAATACAACGGCTATGCTCCCAGCACTG GCTATGAAGAATCTCGCAAAGTTGTGGCGTCTTATGTCTCCGTACCTGGAGCCGCTGTTGAGGCTAag GACATAATTTTATGCTCTGGCTGCTCTTGTGCCCTTGATCTGTGCATTTCTGTATTGGCCAACCCGGGACAAAATATTCTTGTGCCTCGTCCCGGATTTCCACTGTATAGAACGTTGGCGGAAGGATTGGGCATCCGAACCAAATTTTACGATTTGAAG CCGGAAAATGGTTGGGAAGTCGACCTGGAGCAACTGGAAGCACAAATTGATGACCAAACGGCGGCTATCGTGCTCAACAATCCATCTAATCCATGCGGATCCGTGTACAGCCGTGAACATTTGAGTGCCATTCTTCAAATTGCAGCTCGCAATTTTGTTCCCATTATTGCAGATGAAATCTACGACTACTTT gtATTTCCGGGACACGAGTTTCATCCGGTTGCTTCGTTAACGAATGAAGTTCCCATTCTCACTTGCGGAGGATTGACTAAAAG GTATCTTATACCTGGCTGGAGAATGGGCTGGATTGTTGTGCACGACAGGAACGAAGCACTATCACAAGAG GTTAGGAAAGGGTTGCAGAGCCTTAGTCAGAGAATTATCGGCAGTAGCACCGTCCTGCAAGGTGCCCTTAGTCGAATTCTGACGCAAACACCACCCGAGTTTTTCCAGTCAACCATCGCACAAGTTTAC GATAACGCCCAACTGGCACATCAACTACTGTCTGGCTTGCCTGGAATGAAACCAATCATGCCTTCCGGGGCAATGTACATGATG gttGGTGTAGACATGACCAATTTCCCCGAGTTTGAAAACGACTTGCAATTCGTGGAACGGATGGTTACGGAACAATCTGTCTTCTGTCTTCCCGGACGA TGCTTCGATTACCCCAACTATTTCCGCATCGTCTTAACGGTACCCGAGCTACAACTGCGTGAAGCTTGCCACCGTATTGGCCAATTTTGCACGTCCCATTTTGTGGCGCCCATCAAcctgggaaaagaagaagcaatgTCCAACAACCACATTCACCACGAGCTGCACAATGGAATTGTCACAATCATAGAGCCTTGA
- the LOC124209518 gene encoding histone H2A-like, with translation MSGRGKGGKVKAKAKSRSSRAGLQFPVGRIHRMLRKGNYAERVGAGAPVYLAAVMEYLAAEVLELAGNAARDNKKTRIIPRHLQLAIRNDEELNKLLSGVTIAQGGVLPNIQAVLLPKKTETAPAGGSKGAAKGKANSQEY, from the exons ATGTCTGGCCGTGGAAAGGGAG GTAAAGTAAAGGCTAAGGCCAAGTCTCGCTCGAGCCGTGCTGGACTTCAGTTTCCAGTCGGCCGTATCCATCGTATGCTTCGCAAAGGCAATTATGCTGAACGTGTGGGTGCTGGTGCTCCTGTATACCTGGCTGCCGTGATGGAGTACCTGGCTGCTGAAGTCTTGGAGTTGGCAGGAAATGCTGCAAGAGATAACAAAAAGACCAG GATCATTCCAAGACACTTGCAGTTGGCCATCCGAAATGACGAAGAGTTGAACAAACTGCTTTCAGGAGTTACTATTGCTCAAGGTGGTGTGCTGCCCAACATCCAGGCTGTTCTGCTGCCCAAGAAGACCGAAACTGCCCCAGCAGGAGGTTCCAAGGGGGCTGCTAAAGGAAAGGCCAATTCTCAAGAATATTAA
- the LOC124209512 gene encoding serine/threonine-protein kinase grp-like, whose translation MEDQSKKYEGKNSVIEFVEGWDMIQTLGEGAFGEVKLLVNAKTGEAVAMKVIDLKKHANAAETVKKEVCVHRMLNDVHVIRFYGRRENGNFEFIFLEYASGGELFDRIEPDVGMPQVEAQRYFKQLIAGVSYLHSRGIAHRDIKPENLLLDANDNLKISDFGMATVFRFQGRERHLDKRCGTLPYIAPEVLCRKYAAEPADIWSCGVVLVAMLAGELPWDVPSNDCPLYTSWKECQITRLPWTKIDTLALSLLRKVLMPLPGKRYTIQQITNHQWFQKKFKVPSTSLRTEENMPVSKRLCSDVVDAGLSPPSSDATHLSYSQPGLGFFSGSQPVHQNDTNDDQAPNKHLPGAMFSFSQPAHIDDMLLNSQLNTQTASGSSISSPLQRLVKRMTRLVAKVSCEEAIKHLSQQLIKLGYTWKIHTPGVVTISTQDRRKMQLVFKATVYDMQTMVLLDFRLSRGCGLDFKRHFLAIKHKLADILCSAPVTWSIATATNSIP comes from the exons ATGGAAgaccaaagtaaaaaatatgaaggaaaaaacagtgtaattgaatttgtagAAGGCTGGGATATGATTCAGACACTGGGTGAAGGAGCTTTTGGAGA GGTGAAACTATTAGTTAATGCCAAAACAGGTGAAGCAGTTGCAATGAAAGTGATTGATCTCAAGAAGCACGCAAATGCTGCTGAAACagtcaaaaaagaagtttgtgTGCACCGGATGTTGAATGATGTGCACGTGATAAGGTTTTATGGGAGAAGGGAAAATGgcaattttgaattcatttttttggaatATGCATCTGGTGGAGAATTATTTGACAGAATTG AGCCTGATGTGGGAATGCCTCAAGTAGAAGCTCAGCGCTATTTCAAGCAGTTAATTGCTGGTGTAAGCTACTTGCATAGCAGAGG GATTGCTCACAGGGATATAAAGCCGGAAAACTTGCTTTTGGATGCCAAtgacaatttgaaaatatctGATTTTGGAATGGCAACAGTTTTTCGATTTCAAGGTCGAGAAAGGCATCTGGACAAGCGTTGTGGGACGTTACCTTACATCGCTCCTGAGGTTCTCTGTCGCAAGTACGCAGCAGAGCCAGCCGATATTTGGTCTTGTGGCGTCGTTCTTGTTGCCATGTTAGCCGGAGAATTGCCTTGGGATGTCCCATCTAATGATTGCCCTCTCTACACATCCTGGAAGGAATGTCAGATCACGCGATTGCCATGGACCAAGATTGATACATTGGCTCTGTCATTACTCCGGAAAGTGCTGATGCCGTTGCCCGGGAAACGTTACACTATTCAGCAAATAACTAATCATCAATGGTTtcagaagaaattcaaagttcCTA GTACATCTCTACGGACAGAGGAAAACATGCCAGTCTCTAAACGCCTATGCTCTGACGTAGTGGATGCTGGTTTATCACCGCCCTCATCCGATGCAACCCATTTGTCCTACTCTCAGCCTGGACTTGGATTCTTCTCCGGTTCTCAACCTGTCCATCAAAACGACACTAACGATGATCAAGCCCCTAACAAGCATCTGCCAGGCGCGATGTTTAGCTTCTCTCAACCTGCTCATATCGACGATATGCTACTGAACTCTCAGCTGAACACACAAACTGCTTCGGGTTCAAGCATCAGTTCGCCTCTCCAAAGACTTGTCAAGAGAATGACTCGTCTTGTGGCAAAAGTTAGCTGTGAAGAAGCAATCAAACATTTGAGCCAACAGCTAATCAAACTCGGCTACACTTGGAAAATTCACACTCCTGGCGTG GTAACCATATCCACGCAAGATCGACGGAAAATGCAACTCGTCTTCAAAGCAACGGTTTACGATATGCAGACCATGGTGTTACTCGACTTTCGATTGTCGAGAGGCTGTGGACTTGATTTTAAAAGACATTTCCTAGCAATTAAACATAAGTTGGCAGATATATTATGTTCTGCACCAGTTACTTGGTCCATTGCCACTGCTACAAATAGCATTCCTTAA
- the LOC124209519 gene encoding LOW QUALITY PROTEIN: uncharacterized protein LOC124209519 (The sequence of the model RefSeq protein was modified relative to this genomic sequence to represent the inferred CDS: substituted 1 base at 1 genomic stop codon) — protein MFKFNFSSSDNQDKTEDTIDDTNHKTCPPEADGKEIEISNIYHQNIQQYRDNCSPTTVVRNFHLVDVKHVEELITSQSNGEFESLKAAFQMNSDIISGVYEGGMKIWECTLDLLDYFEKNFVQFDGLNVLDLGCGSGLLGMYALSKGALSVHFQDYNAEVLSLCTIPNVIFNNPDLKDRAKFFAGDWGPLLHKLDKYDIILTSETIYNPENYGKLIRIFEETLKKSGLIYVAAKHFYFGVGGNLYEFEKMIRQNERWTSSICFCSSEGVKREILKISQSATYSHLXFQYDLSASQFSPDGRVFQVEYAMKAVENSGTAVALRGKDGVVFAVEKLVTSKLYEAGANRRIFNIDTHIGMAVAGLLADSRQIVETARTEASNYRAEYGGNIPVKYLADRVAMYKHAYTLYSAVRPFGCSVALGSYDEIDGPQLYMVDPSGVSFGYLGCAMGKARQAAKTEMEKLKLKDMTCLELIKEAAKIIYIVHDEVKDKHFELELSWVGAVTQGRHQKVSQEVFAEVERYAKSALEDDSDSGNDDM, from the exons atgtttaaattcaatttctcgTCGTCTGATAATCAGGATAAAACAGAAGACACGATTGACGATACAAACCATAAGACTTGTCCTCCAGAAGCTGATGgaaaggaaattgaaatttcaaatatttatcatCAGAATATTCAACAGTATCGTGACAATTGTTCCCCCACAACAGTAGTGCGCAATTTTCATCTTGTTGACGTGAAACATGTAGAAGAGCTCATAACATCACAGTCAAATGGGGAATTTGAATCTCTGAAGGCAGCTTTTCAGATGAATAGTGATATCATCAGTGGCGTATACGAAG GTGGAATGAAGATATGGGAATGCACACTTGATCTTCTAgattactttgaaaaaaactttgttcaGTTTGATGGATTGAATGTTCTTGATCTTGGTTGTGGTTCAGGCCTGTTGGGTATGTATGCATTGAGCAAGGGAGCCTTATCTGTCCACTTCCAGGATTAT AATGCTGAGGTGCTTTCCCTTTGTACAATTCCTAATGTGATATTTAACAATCCAGACCTTAAGGATAGAGCAAAATTTTTTGCTGGTGATTGGGGACCTCTACTTCATAAACTTGATAAATATGATATTATTCTCACCTCTGAAACAATTTACAATCCTGAAAATTATGGAAAATTAATTCGGATTTTTGAGGAAACCCTGAAGAAATCTGGATTGAT ttATGTTGCCGCAAAACATTTCTATTTTGGTGTTGGAGGAAATCTTTACGAGTTTGAAAAGATGATCCGACAAAACGAAAGGTGGACCTCGTCAATATGTTTTTGCTCAAGCGAAG GTGTTAAACGggaaattctgaaaatttccCAGTCGGCAA CTTACTCTCATCTGTGATTTCAGTACGATTTGTCAGCTTCGCAGTTCTCTCCTGATGGCAGAGTATTCCAAGTCGAATATGCCATGAAAGCCGTCGAAAACAGCGG TACTGCTGTTGCCTTGCGAGGCAAAGATGGTGTTGTATTTGCTGTGGAAAAGCTGGTGACATCAAAGCTGTATGAAGCTGGAGCGAATAGAAGGATATTCAATATTGACACTCATATTGGAATG GCTGTTGCTGGCCTTTTAGCTGATTCCAGGCAAATTGTGGAAACTGCCAGGACAGAAGCTTCAAATTACCGTGCTGAATATGGAGGCAATATTCCTGTCAAA tatCTGGCAGATCGTGTTGCCATGTACAAGCATGCTTACACTCTGTATTCTGCTGTGAGGCCATTTGGTTGTTCTGTTGCTCTTGGATCTTATGATGAAATTGATGGCCCTCAGCTTTATATGGTGGATCCATCTGGAGTTTCCTTT GGATATCTTGGATGTGCTATGGGGAAAGCAAGACAGGCTGCTAAAACAGAAATGGAAAAGCTCAAGCTTAAGGATATGACCTGTCTAGAACTCATCAAAGAAGCTGCCAAGAT CATTTACATTGTCCATGATGAAGTCAAGGATAAACATTTTGAACTGGAGCTGAGCTGGGTAGGTGCTGTCACCCAAGGACGTCACCAGAAAGTCTCTCAGGAGGTGTTTGCTGAAGTTGAGCGATACGCAAAATCTGCACTTGAAGATGATTCAGATTCTGGCAATGATGATATGtga